A genomic region of Pseudoalteromonas piscicida contains the following coding sequences:
- a CDS encoding helix-turn-helix domain-containing protein: MIRFRLKELIADKEFREERRVTLEEISKITDIHRTTLSKLSNQKGYNTTTEVLDKLCDYFQVDVGQLAEHIKDNPGRGA; the protein is encoded by the coding sequence ATGATCAGGTTTCGACTTAAAGAACTTATTGCTGATAAAGAGTTTCGGGAAGAACGTCGAGTTACTTTGGAAGAGATTTCCAAGATAACCGATATACATCGAACAACGCTTTCCAAGTTATCAAACCAGAAAGGCTACAACACGACCACCGAAGTCCTTGACAAGCTTTGTGATTACTTTCAAGTAGATGTTGGACAGTTGGCAGAACATATTAAAGATAATCCTGGGAGAGGCGCCTAA
- a CDS encoding HNH endonuclease: MNLRLDTKILKLWPKLVDHYTCEQCGVELSQYKRLLHTHHINGVKTDNSISNLRALCLDCHKKQPKHEHMHVTHNDQLIINQLRREQHKFDCSEYSDVLQYADSALEGLLLKCKKYNLPTPELGIGVRNGDDFVSIDLAWPRRKFAIVIEKEQLSPLRAQGWNVFLASECLDNFTKMQRMVR; encoded by the coding sequence ATGAATCTGAGGTTAGATACCAAGATTCTAAAACTGTGGCCAAAATTAGTTGACCACTACACTTGTGAGCAGTGCGGGGTTGAGCTTAGTCAATATAAACGACTTTTACATACCCATCACATCAATGGTGTAAAAACAGATAACTCTATAAGTAACTTACGCGCACTTTGCTTGGACTGCCATAAAAAGCAACCTAAGCATGAGCATATGCATGTCACTCACAACGACCAACTGATTATCAATCAACTAAGACGTGAACAACATAAATTTGACTGCAGCGAATACTCTGACGTACTTCAATACGCAGATTCTGCGCTTGAAGGGTTACTGTTAAAATGTAAAAAGTACAATTTGCCAACCCCCGAGCTGGGGATCGGTGTCAGAAACGGTGATGATTTCGTTTCTATCGATTTAGCTTGGCCAAGAAGAAAGTTTGCAATAGTCATCGAAAAGGAACAACTCTCCCCTTTAAGAGCTCAAGGTTGGAATGTTTTCTTAGCGAGCGAATGCCTTGACAACTTCACGAAAATGCAACGTATGGTACGTTAA
- a CDS encoding IS3 family transposase (programmed frameshift) produces MTKLKRATYSAAIKLETAQLVVDQGYTQEDAAKAMGVGKSTVSKWVTQLKQERNGQSPLASPMTPEQIEIRELKKQIQRIELEKDIFKKGYRSLDVRLPEQFSLIEKLNQRERYPISVLCSVFNVHRSSYKYWAIRDTTPTPEQIRLEAEVKAIHAMSGGSAGARTIAAIATNNDFELSRYRAAKLMVKLKLESCQVPQHQYKRGGNEHLEIPNLLDRQFDVVEPNTVWCGDVTYIWTGNRWAYLAVVVDLFARKVVGWAMSLSPDTSLTLKALELAYESRGKPSGLMFHSDQGSHYTSLKYRQRLWRYKITQSMSRRGNCWDNAPMERFFRSFKTEWMPKVGYENFKDAKYGVSDYINGYYNNVRPHHYNAGLAPNESEVRYQDSKTVAKIS; encoded by the exons ATGACGAAATTAAAACGCGCAACGTATTCTGCTGCAATCAAATTAGAAACAGCTCAGCTTGTAGTTGATCAAGGCTACACGCAAGAAGATGCAGCCAAAGCTATGGGGGTTGGTAAATCAACTGTAAGTAAATGGGTAACTCAATTAAAGCAAGAACGGAATGGCCAGTCCCCATTAGCTTCACCAATGACACCCGAACAAATTGAAATCCGCGAACTTAAAAAGCAAATCCAACGTATTGAATTAGAAAAGGATATAT TTAAAAAAGGCTACCGCTCTCTTGATGTCCGACTCCCTGAACAATTCTCGTTAATTGAGAAATTAAATCAACGAGAGCGTTACCCAATTAGCGTGTTGTGTAGCGTATTCAATGTGCATCGCAGCAGCTATAAATATTGGGCCATACGGGATACAACGCCTACACCAGAGCAAATAAGGCTAGAAGCTGAAGTTAAAGCCATACATGCAATGAGCGGCGGTTCAGCTGGGGCACGGACAATCGCAGCAATCGCAACGAATAACGATTTTGAATTAAGCCGTTATCGCGCCGCTAAGCTAATGGTTAAACTAAAACTAGAGAGCTGCCAAGTACCACAACATCAATATAAAAGGGGTGGTAATGAGCATCTTGAAATCCCAAATTTGCTAGACAGGCAGTTTGATGTTGTTGAGCCGAATACGGTGTGGTGCGGTGATGTGACGTATATTTGGACAGGCAATCGCTGGGCCTATTTAGCGGTCGTTGTTGATTTATTTGCACGTAAAGTCGTTGGTTGGGCAATGTCGTTGTCGCCAGATACTAGCTTAACGCTAAAAGCGCTTGAACTCGCGTATGAAAGCAGAGGTAAACCAAGTGGATTGATGTTTCACTCAGACCAAGGAAGCCATTATACAAGCTTGAAGTACCGCCAACGTTTATGGCGCTATAAAATTACACAAAGTATGAGCAGGCGCGGAAATTGTTGGGATAATGCGCCAATGGAGCGATTTTTTAGAAGCTTTAAAACGGAGTGGATGCCAAAGGTTGGATACGAAAACTTTAAAGATGCTAAATATGGTGTGAGTGATTATATCAACGGATATTATAACAACGTTAGGCCTCATCATTATAATGCTGGTTTAGCGCCAAATGAATCTGAGGTTAGATACCAAGATTCTAAAACTGTGGCCAAAATTAGTTGA
- a CDS encoding BaiN/RdsA family NAD(P)/FAD-dependent oxidoreductase — protein sequence MQQIEVVVIGAGAAGLMCAAQAGYRGRQVAVVDMGKKPGRKILISGGGRCNFTNENASPANYLCKNPHFVKSCLSRYTQHDFIELVDRHGLAYHHKTLGQLFCDNSAQDIVDILLTECDWAGVSLHLRQEVLAVEHQADGRYLVKTTTQTFNCESVVIAAGGLTMPKLGATPIGYKIAEQFGLTVLPTTAALVPFTLHDHDKARFDGLSGISVDSLVTSASGIQFRENILFTHRGLSGPAILQISSFWKAGEFVSINLLPDLDVQAQLHDWRSEQGQKSLRNLLSTILPKRFVEALISDGSIPDKNANQLSHTEIEKLTETLTSWKIKPNGTEGYRTAEVTLGGVDTDELSSKTFEAKKQKGLYFIGEVTDVTGWLGGYNFQYAWSSGWACGQAC from the coding sequence ATGCAACAAATAGAGGTAGTCGTTATCGGCGCAGGTGCTGCAGGTTTGATGTGTGCTGCACAGGCTGGATACCGAGGGCGACAAGTTGCAGTGGTTGATATGGGAAAAAAGCCAGGTCGTAAAATTTTGATCAGTGGCGGTGGCCGCTGTAATTTTACCAACGAAAATGCTTCACCTGCTAACTATCTATGCAAAAACCCACACTTTGTAAAGTCGTGCTTGAGCCGCTATACCCAACATGATTTTATTGAACTGGTAGACCGCCATGGTCTTGCATACCACCACAAAACACTTGGGCAGTTGTTTTGTGACAATAGCGCACAAGACATTGTAGATATTCTTCTTACCGAATGTGACTGGGCGGGCGTGTCACTCCATTTACGTCAAGAAGTCCTTGCGGTTGAACATCAAGCTGATGGTCGCTACTTAGTCAAAACCACAACTCAAACGTTTAACTGCGAGTCAGTGGTGATCGCCGCAGGTGGCTTAACCATGCCAAAACTTGGCGCAACACCAATCGGCTACAAAATAGCGGAGCAATTTGGCTTAACTGTATTACCAACCACGGCAGCGCTTGTACCATTTACACTCCATGATCACGACAAAGCACGCTTTGATGGTTTGTCTGGTATTAGCGTAGATAGCCTAGTGACCAGCGCAAGCGGTATCCAATTTAGAGAAAATATTCTCTTTACTCACAGAGGCTTATCTGGCCCTGCAATTTTGCAGATCAGCTCATTTTGGAAAGCGGGCGAGTTTGTTAGCATCAATTTACTACCTGACCTAGATGTGCAAGCACAGCTGCATGACTGGCGCAGTGAGCAAGGGCAAAAGAGCTTGAGGAACTTGCTTTCGACCATTTTACCAAAGCGCTTTGTTGAAGCCTTAATCAGCGACGGTAGTATTCCAGATAAAAACGCCAACCAACTCAGCCACACTGAGATTGAAAAGCTCACCGAAACTCTCACTAGCTGGAAAATAAAACCAAATGGCACAGAGGGTTATCGCACCGCAGAGGTTACGTTAGGTGGTGTAGATACCGATGAATTAAGCTCAAAAACCTTCGAAGCTAAAAAACAAAAAGGCCTGTACTTTATCGGCGAAGTCACCGATGTCACCGGATGGCTCGGAGGCTATAATTTTCAATATGCTTGGAGCTCCGGCTGGGCATGCGGACAGGCTTGTTAG
- a CDS encoding S8 family peptidase, protein MTINKNFKRAALSVAVSALFTATAVTAAPAQSIGQDAALAATAQKLSSQSTLGTQFIIKYKDASSQMMGLSATDLAPAKMQQRAESFVQGFKSSKASARAQYVRPMALSNHHVMRADKKLSAKEAQAFMNEVMASGNVEYIEIDQMLKPFATPNDPRYNDQWHYYEAAAGINAPAAWDKATGQGVVVAVLDTGYRPHLDLDANILPGYDMISNTFVANDGGARDNDARDPGDAVTRGECGTDSSGQPVPRADQDSSWHGTHVAGTVAAVTNNGEGVAGVAYDAKVVPVRVLGKCGGLTSDIADGIIWASGGSVSGVPANANPADVINMSLGGGGACSATTQNAINQARNKGTVVVIAAGNDNDNSANYNPGNCNGVVNVASVGRDGSRAYYSNYGANIDVAAPGGAQSFADDPEGILSTHNSGSGAPSNDSYHYSQGTSMAAPHVAGVAALIKQAKPSATPDEVETILKNTTRSFAGSCSNCGTGVVDAAAAVNEALGDVVTPPTGNTLEDGVAKTGLSGAAGSNQFFTFDVPAGKTNVTFTMSGGTGDADLYVKLGSQPTSGSYDCRPYEGGNAEVCSFDAPQAGTYHVMINGYKAYSGVSLVAATSGSSTGGPQAGGGTIEDISASSGQWVHYTIEVPEGMSDFTVKTFGGSGDADLFVKFGSQPTTSSYDCRPYENGNTETCVITNPQAGTWHLSVNAYRTFSGLTLDAQYKP, encoded by the coding sequence ATGACAATCAATAAAAACTTTAAGCGCGCTGCACTAAGCGTCGCAGTGAGCGCATTATTCACTGCAACAGCAGTTACAGCCGCACCAGCACAATCAATCGGCCAAGATGCAGCGCTTGCAGCAACAGCACAAAAACTATCATCACAAAGCACGCTTGGTACACAGTTCATCATCAAGTACAAAGATGCTAGTTCGCAAATGATGGGCCTTTCAGCTACGGATCTTGCTCCTGCTAAAATGCAACAACGTGCAGAAAGCTTTGTACAAGGCTTTAAGAGCAGTAAAGCGAGTGCTCGCGCTCAGTACGTACGCCCAATGGCTCTTAGCAATCACCACGTTATGCGTGCTGACAAAAAGCTATCAGCAAAAGAAGCACAAGCATTCATGAACGAAGTGATGGCTTCTGGTAATGTTGAATACATCGAAATTGACCAAATGCTAAAGCCATTCGCAACGCCTAACGATCCTCGTTATAACGATCAATGGCATTACTACGAAGCTGCTGCTGGTATTAATGCCCCTGCAGCGTGGGATAAAGCAACAGGTCAAGGTGTGGTAGTTGCGGTACTAGATACAGGTTATCGCCCACATTTAGACTTAGATGCCAACATTCTGCCTGGCTATGACATGATCTCTAATACCTTTGTTGCTAACGATGGTGGCGCACGTGACAACGATGCTCGTGACCCTGGTGATGCAGTCACTCGTGGTGAATGTGGAACAGACTCTTCAGGTCAACCTGTTCCACGCGCGGATCAAGACTCAAGCTGGCATGGTACACACGTAGCGGGTACAGTTGCTGCGGTTACAAATAATGGTGAAGGTGTAGCTGGTGTTGCATACGACGCTAAAGTAGTGCCTGTACGTGTTCTTGGTAAATGTGGTGGTTTAACGTCTGATATCGCTGACGGCATCATTTGGGCATCTGGCGGCTCTGTATCTGGTGTGCCTGCAAATGCTAACCCTGCTGATGTTATCAACATGAGTTTAGGTGGTGGCGGTGCATGTAGCGCAACCACACAAAATGCAATCAACCAAGCACGTAACAAGGGTACAGTCGTTGTTATTGCGGCAGGTAACGATAACGATAACTCAGCAAACTACAACCCAGGTAACTGTAATGGCGTAGTAAACGTAGCATCTGTAGGTCGTGATGGTAGCCGTGCTTACTACTCAAACTATGGTGCAAACATCGACGTTGCCGCTCCGGGTGGCGCGCAAAGTTTTGCTGATGATCCAGAAGGTATCTTGTCTACGCATAACTCAGGCTCTGGTGCACCTTCAAATGATAGCTACCATTACTCACAAGGTACGTCTATGGCGGCACCTCACGTTGCGGGTGTTGCTGCGCTAATCAAGCAAGCTAAACCATCTGCTACGCCTGACGAAGTAGAAACTATCTTGAAAAACACTACACGTAGCTTCGCTGGTAGCTGTTCAAACTGTGGTACTGGTGTTGTTGATGCAGCCGCTGCGGTAAATGAAGCTTTAGGCGATGTTGTCACACCACCTACAGGTAATACGCTTGAAGATGGCGTTGCAAAAACGGGTCTAAGCGGCGCGGCTGGCAGCAATCAATTTTTCACTTTTGACGTACCCGCTGGTAAAACCAATGTGACCTTCACCATGAGCGGTGGAACAGGTGATGCTGATCTTTATGTAAAACTTGGCAGTCAACCAACTTCAGGCAGCTATGACTGTCGCCCATATGAAGGCGGTAATGCCGAAGTTTGTAGCTTTGACGCACCTCAAGCTGGTACATACCATGTAATGATTAACGGCTATAAAGCTTATTCAGGCGTAAGTTTAGTTGCGGCAACTTCGGGCTCTAGCACAGGTGGTCCACAAGCAGGTGGCGGTACAATTGAAGATATTTCAGCTTCAAGCGGCCAGTGGGTTCATTACACTATCGAAGTACCAGAGGGTATGAGCGACTTCACCGTGAAAACATTTGGTGGCTCAGGTGACGCTGACTTATTCGTTAAGTTTGGCTCACAACCTACAACAAGCAGCTATGACTGTCGTCCATATGAAAATGGTAATACCGAGACTTGTGTAATCACTAATCCGCAAGCGGGTACATGGCACCTAAGCGTTAATGCTTACCGTACGTTCTCTGGCCTAACGTTAGACGCGCAGTACAAGCCATAA
- a CDS encoding methyl-accepting chemotaxis protein, which produces MRVSTFTRLLAILLTTASILLGASLFWASQVLTELDVQDAAYNQVKNAVIIELEGTVEDYLSAGDSQYLSKADEQIKALQQSVERLPPALAEQLKTKLTQLQQDIAGKYRALGKLSGNELALLDNALRQMSGSASSLVKYAIKAQDSAAKESYFNLASDYFSEVSNLSLYTYQLVMAYEQQTEQSLMSSLSRLQDIAARIDRLENLGVMSEVDEDELFLGAEAEDLALEIKAELVSWPKRYARDLENTLQQSKQRQAGMLALRGDIKAISENILQAETNLKTEQADVKTNVFMLFGVAIGLLVLLAGGVYFVQFNQVLTPLRQLRDGFAQLIESNELRNIESKNQDTEIGEIASYFNQLIDRQRAEADERSEMLSVINTFMEEMNTNLAQISAQAGNTFEQVEQNQAQLDSLKALGADANQINAQVADNANNTFEAMTQSVSYADAMLSASSTTQKRVEQGLESLNELLNGVSDVSKVIDMISSIAEQTNLLALNAAIESARAGEHGRGFAVVADEVRKLAQQTQASLTDIHQQLNVLSDNSNKVSTQISALADEAQQQTGHAQELKRNSEGVAESAQSANQVAAHAMDLANQQSDLLDTFGHAMDSMKGQVNSSHEQVQQIQQSLKEKMREIRGTLGLQ; this is translated from the coding sequence ATGCGCGTGTCTACATTTACTCGGCTATTGGCAATATTATTGACCACTGCGAGTATTCTACTTGGGGCGAGTCTGTTTTGGGCGAGCCAAGTATTAACCGAGCTTGATGTGCAAGACGCCGCTTACAATCAAGTTAAAAATGCGGTGATCATCGAGCTTGAGGGTACAGTAGAAGATTACTTGAGTGCGGGCGATAGCCAGTATTTAAGTAAGGCTGATGAACAAATTAAAGCATTACAGCAAAGTGTGGAGCGGTTACCACCAGCGCTTGCTGAGCAACTTAAAACTAAACTCACACAACTACAACAGGATATTGCAGGTAAATATCGAGCACTCGGCAAGCTCTCAGGTAATGAACTTGCGCTGTTGGATAATGCGCTTAGGCAAATGTCAGGTTCAGCATCGAGTCTCGTTAAGTACGCAATTAAAGCACAAGATAGTGCTGCCAAAGAATCCTACTTTAATCTCGCTTCAGACTACTTTAGCGAAGTCTCGAATTTGAGCTTATATACCTACCAATTAGTTATGGCTTACGAACAGCAGACCGAGCAGAGTTTGATGTCGAGCTTAAGCCGTTTGCAGGATATTGCCGCGCGAATAGACCGACTCGAAAACTTAGGGGTAATGAGTGAGGTAGACGAAGACGAGCTATTTTTAGGTGCCGAAGCCGAAGACTTAGCGCTAGAAATAAAAGCAGAGCTTGTGAGCTGGCCTAAACGTTATGCCCGCGACTTAGAAAATACCTTGCAGCAGTCCAAACAACGCCAAGCTGGCATGCTGGCACTGCGAGGTGACATTAAAGCAATCTCAGAGAATATCCTACAAGCAGAGACCAACTTAAAAACAGAGCAGGCTGACGTAAAAACCAATGTGTTTATGCTGTTTGGTGTGGCCATTGGGTTACTCGTACTGCTCGCAGGTGGTGTCTATTTTGTGCAGTTCAATCAAGTATTAACTCCGCTAAGACAACTACGCGATGGCTTCGCTCAGCTTATCGAAAGCAATGAATTACGTAATATTGAAAGTAAAAACCAAGACACTGAAATTGGCGAAATTGCGAGTTACTTTAATCAGTTAATTGATAGGCAGCGAGCAGAAGCGGACGAACGCTCAGAAATGCTGAGTGTGATAAATACCTTTATGGAAGAGATGAACACTAACTTGGCGCAGATCTCTGCACAAGCTGGAAACACGTTTGAGCAGGTGGAGCAAAACCAAGCACAGCTTGACTCGCTTAAAGCGCTTGGGGCAGATGCCAATCAAATCAACGCACAAGTTGCCGACAATGCCAATAACACCTTTGAAGCAATGACACAAAGTGTGTCCTATGCGGATGCTATGTTGAGCGCTTCATCTACCACGCAAAAGCGGGTAGAGCAGGGATTAGAGAGCTTAAATGAATTACTTAATGGTGTTTCAGATGTGAGTAAAGTGATTGACATGATCAGCTCCATCGCAGAACAAACAAATCTACTCGCGCTCAACGCAGCGATTGAGTCGGCGCGCGCAGGAGAGCATGGCCGCGGGTTTGCGGTCGTTGCGGATGAAGTACGAAAGCTTGCACAGCAAACACAAGCCTCACTGACTGATATTCACCAGCAATTAAATGTTTTGAGTGATAACTCAAACAAAGTATCGACACAAATCTCGGCTTTGGCAGATGAGGCACAGCAGCAAACAGGTCATGCACAAGAGTTGAAACGCAACTCAGAAGGTGTGGCAGAGAGCGCACAGAGCGCCAACCAAGTTGCCGCCCATGCAATGGATCTTGCCAATCAGCAATCAGATCTCTTAGATACCTTTGGCCACGCCATGGATAGCATGAAAGGTCAGGTTAATAGCTCACATGAGCAAGTGCAACAAATCCAGCAAAGCCTTAAAGAAAAAATGCGGGAGATCAGGGGGACTTTAGGTTTGCAGTAA
- a CDS encoding class I SAM-dependent methyltransferase, translating into MYIHTPFEENRSYLDTLTKLFNLSALTINEAEFQLVYDELGLQLFKKDEPKLGAIRVDFVTGAVAHRRKFGGGKGQAIAKAVGLNKGAVPTVLDATAGLGRDAFVLASMGCKVVLHERNPVVAALLYDGLQRAYQDAEIGEWVQSTMRLEFGSSHDLLEQAGWRPDVVYLDPMFPHREKSAQVKKEMRVFQDLVGNDLDADALLPFALQLATKRVVVKRPDYAGFLNDKTPSMQIKTKKNRFDVYVNAAMK; encoded by the coding sequence TTGTACATTCACACCCCTTTTGAAGAAAACAGATCCTACCTAGATACGCTAACTAAGCTGTTTAATTTATCCGCCCTCACTATTAACGAGGCGGAGTTTCAATTGGTCTATGATGAACTAGGCTTACAATTATTCAAAAAAGATGAACCAAAGCTCGGCGCTATTCGTGTTGATTTTGTGACTGGCGCAGTTGCTCATCGACGCAAATTTGGTGGTGGCAAAGGACAAGCAATTGCAAAAGCGGTGGGCTTAAATAAAGGTGCTGTGCCTACAGTATTGGATGCAACTGCGGGACTTGGACGCGATGCCTTTGTGCTTGCGTCTATGGGTTGCAAAGTCGTGTTACACGAGCGTAATCCGGTAGTCGCAGCGCTGCTATATGACGGCTTGCAACGCGCCTATCAAGATGCTGAAATTGGCGAATGGGTGCAGTCAACTATGCGACTGGAGTTTGGCTCCAGCCATGACTTGCTAGAGCAAGCGGGTTGGCGTCCAGATGTAGTATATCTTGATCCTATGTTTCCGCATCGTGAAAAATCGGCGCAAGTGAAAAAAGAAATGCGTGTATTCCAAGACTTAGTTGGCAATGATTTGGATGCGGACGCACTGTTACCTTTTGCTTTGCAGTTAGCCACTAAAAGGGTGGTGGTAAAACGTCCAGACTACGCCGGCTTCTTAAATGATAAAACGCCAAGTATGCAAATAAAAACCAAGAAAAACCGCTTTGACGTTTATGTTAATGCCGCGATGAAATAG
- a CDS encoding response regulator: protein MTKLVLAIDDDKLVHHIVDEALSRTCKILHAKNGEEGLRLAKKYRPDIILLDVEMPGLSGFEVCEQLKKLEDTTEIPVMFLSSRADISERMRGYNAGAADYIVKPFNAEELLARINVLDDYRKTSSQLKQDVQRAQTTAEIAMTDSGDMGRIMRYVGQSYHAHDLNTLSTHFLEFFMPMELDVAVAFWYHQDAMFYSSEGAIQPIEQELFEKHKDGSRFVDFGRRTIINYPKVSLLIKNMPVDDVAVYGRYKDLFPHILEATDAKIRDMEVSEDALNKVEHIGQVFAELSDHLSGVGDHYSGKVAEFQTVLESDKLAVLEPSERERLQELYEHFTYLSDELTIIKYKLGEVTEVRQQLIESLNKIAKPWGEDEVASQADIELF from the coding sequence ATGACGAAACTGGTTCTTGCCATTGATGATGACAAACTCGTCCATCACATTGTTGATGAGGCGCTATCGCGTACGTGCAAAATATTACATGCGAAAAATGGCGAGGAAGGCTTACGGTTGGCTAAAAAATACCGTCCGGATATTATTTTGCTTGATGTCGAGATGCCTGGACTGTCGGGCTTTGAGGTATGTGAGCAACTCAAAAAACTAGAGGACACCACTGAGATCCCAGTTATGTTTTTGTCTTCTCGTGCCGATATTTCAGAGCGAATGCGGGGCTACAACGCCGGCGCTGCCGACTACATAGTCAAACCCTTTAACGCCGAAGAATTGCTAGCGCGTATTAATGTCCTTGATGACTATAGAAAAACCTCGTCGCAGCTCAAACAAGACGTACAGCGCGCCCAAACCACAGCCGAAATAGCCATGACCGACTCTGGTGATATGGGCCGTATAATGCGCTACGTTGGGCAATCGTATCACGCGCATGACCTCAATACTTTGAGCACTCATTTTTTAGAATTTTTTATGCCGATGGAGCTCGATGTTGCGGTGGCTTTTTGGTACCACCAAGACGCGATGTTTTATTCCAGTGAAGGTGCTATTCAACCGATAGAACAAGAGCTATTTGAGAAACACAAAGATGGCAGTCGCTTTGTTGATTTTGGTCGCAGAACTATCATTAACTATCCTAAAGTCTCTTTACTGATTAAAAACATGCCAGTGGACGATGTTGCGGTTTATGGTCGCTATAAAGATTTGTTTCCGCACATACTGGAAGCCACTGATGCCAAAATCAGAGACATGGAAGTCAGTGAAGATGCGCTCAATAAAGTGGAACATATCGGGCAGGTATTTGCTGAGCTGAGCGATCATTTAAGCGGCGTTGGCGATCATTACAGTGGCAAAGTTGCTGAGTTTCAGACAGTGCTGGAAAGCGACAAGCTTGCAGTCTTAGAGCCAAGTGAAAGAGAACGGTTGCAAGAACTCTATGAGCACTTCACTTATTTAAGCGATGAGCTAACCATAATTAAATATAAGTTAGGAGAAGTGACTGAGGTACGCCAGCAGCTTATAGAGAGTTTAAACAAAATAGCGAAACCTTGGGGTGAGGATGAAGTGGCGTCGCAGGCTGATATTGAACTGTTTTAA